The Oncorhynchus nerka isolate Pitt River linkage group LG3, Oner_Uvic_2.0, whole genome shotgun sequence genome includes the window gaaggttacttaagtcAAAAACAAAAGGAGGGTGGATGGTCGTGTGGATAGGATGGGTTGGCGTATAACGTGAACTTCTAGCAACCCAAAGCAAATTTTCAACTACTTTTGAGCTACactgcaactacttagcatgttagttaACCCTTCCGTTAACCCTAACCCGAATGCCCagactagctaatgttagccaccaagctagaatttgtaacatatcatacgtttggCAAATTCGTAAATTATATGTCATGGGTAATGGACATCCAAAAATTAATACATACAATACGAAACGTAACATCGTTCTAAATTGAGTGTCTCTGCTTTAAATACAGAATactacaaaatgctctgagaacAGGATGTTTGCGGTGTTCAAATGTCGTTTTTGTTCTTACAATGATCACGAGTATCGCATCATAGACTAGTATTTTTTTCTCCTTAAAAACTACGTGGATTTCTGTTTTCTCATTGAAAGTGTTTCTTGTTCTCTTGGCCTTAGTCAACGCTTTTAAACTAAATACTAAACCATCCTTTGATTTGTGATGTGGCTGTGTTATTGATGTCATATTAATCaggccttttgatttgaacatatGGATTGTTTTAGTGTTGTAGGCGTGGCTATctatttaataaatggatcaagCCTCAACATTCATTCTGTTCTCGTTCCCAATGATCAGTACTTTAGTTTATTATGGTGCTGTCCAGCAGTTCTGAATTTGCATGCACCCAACTGTCCACGTTTTATGTGCAATAGTCCTTTGATTTGAACATTTTTAACGTTTGTGTGTACTACTAGACTGTTTGATTTCATTACTATATGTTACAGCACTTTGTTGAAATGAAACCAAATTAGTTTGTCTTCAGTCCTTAAATAGGAGAGATGAGCTATATGGTCTACTACGGTGTAGgtctaattacatttacatttaagtcatttagcagacgctcttatccagagcgacttacaaattggtgctttcaccttatgacatccagtggaacagccactttacaatagtgcatctaggtcttttaagggggggggggggagggagggagggggggggagaaggattactttatcctgtcctaggtattccttaaagaggtggggtttcaggtgtctccggaaggtggtgattgactccgctgtcctggcgtcgtgagggagtttgttccaccattggggggccagagcagcgaacagttttgactgggctgagcgggaactgtacttcctcagtggtagggaggcgagcaggccagaggtggatgaacgcagtgcccttgtttgggtgtagggcctgatcagagcctggaggtactgaggtgccgttcccctcacagctccgtaggcaagcaccatggtcttgtagctaATGTGATAGTCTTCCtctaaccagcctgagtaggcctataactCCATTCCTATTTTATTCAGAGTTTAGAGAAATGAATCGAATTAGAAATGAACTATTATCAGGCTGGTTAATGTAATGCATGTCTGTTGAATTTGGAAAAAATCCACCCACACTATGCCCCGCCCCACCTACTCAGCCAATCAGGAGCCGCTACTGAGTTGCAGCTGTGGCATACTACATACTTTTTACTAAACGGTACATGCAAAAAAGAATGCGACGGTGAGGGAATAGCATGGAGTTTAAGTATGTAGTACGCTGGTATGGGTATTTAGAGAAGACCACTGTGTGCATATTACAGCTCTGGAAAAAATtaagagaccactgcaaaattATCAGTTTCACTATTTATAGCCATGTTTTTGGGTAAAATTTACATTTTTTGTTTAATTCTATAAACTTctgacaacatttctcccaaattggtcctccatccacaccttgattgacctggctgtgtggcatggagcattgtcctgctggaaaatACAATCCTCAGAGTTGGGGAACATTGTCAGAGAAGAAGGAAGCAAGTTTTCTTCCAGGACAACCTTGTACGTGGCTTGATTCATGCGTCCTTCACAAAGACAAATCTGCCTGATTCCAGCCTTGCTGAAGCAACCCCAGATCATCGCCGATCCTCCACCATATTTCACAGTGGATGTGagacctggagaggcctacaagcCAGTGTCTCGCACCCACTGTGAAATTAGGTGGAGGATCGTTGATGCGAGGATTGGTTTTTCCAGCAGGATAATGCTCcatgccacacagccaggtcaatcAAGGTGTGGATGGAGGACCACCAGATCAAGAGGAAGATGGATGGTCACAAGCCATCAAATAAAGGCAAGCTGCTTGAATCTTTGCGCCAGCAATGGCATAAAGTCAGCTAATATTAATGACTGGTGGCTAGCATGCCAAGACAcatgaaagctgtgattgaaaaaaaaaatcaggGTTATTCCATCAAATATTGATTTCTGAACTCTTCCTAAGTTAAAACATTTTTGTGTTGTTTAAAAATGAATATGAACTTGTTTTCTTTGCATTATTCGAGGTCTGACAACACAGCATCttttgttattttgaccagttgtcattttctgcaaataaatgctctaaatgacAATATTTTTATTTGGGAGAATTGTTAGTAGACTatagaacaaaacaaaaaaaatcatcttacccaaacacatacccataaatagtaaaaccagagaaactgatcattttgcagtggtctcttcATTTTTTCCCACAGCTGTATataaaaataccctcaaataaaaggtgacactGTACTAAACCCTTTGATCTAAAAGCAAAATGTAATATTAGCATCACTCTAGAAATACAGACAGTCATTTCCATTGATGTACACCCCCCTAACTGATCTCATTCCTTCATGTCAACCAACAGGCATTTTGTTGGGTTGAGAAAAAATATACACCAAAACAGTAATTTGGTAAAGTGTTTTATTTTGAACATGTTGGTACACATGCTACTTGTGAAGGCCAGAAGGAATAACATACATGCACAGTACATGGTAAATGCATGCCAACagagcagtgaggggactgagaaGTAAAAAACCAGGCTCACACACTtagactctctcacacacacacacacacacacaactatacAGAGATGGTCCTGAACACGTTGAAGCCTGACAGAGCAGTAGAGACCATCACCCCGGGTATCTGCGGGTGCCAATGGATTTCCTTGACGTCTGTCTGACCCTGGTGCAGGAACAGCAGCTGGGGGGGCAGGtccttcaccccctcctccctcgcACCCACATCACATGACTCTACCGATAGGTCCCATTGGCTGACCACGTCGTCCGCTCCAGAGGCGGCGAACACGCTGGAGTCCACAGGGTTCCATTCTACTGATGTCACTGGCGCGCTGTGCTGCTTGAAGTTAGCCACCGGCCGGCCCGACTGAAAGCACAGGTAGATAATATTACGGTTTAACATCATCTCTCCTCACTTCTGTTGTGAGCATTCTGGTTTAGAATAACTGCATAACCATGTTTAAGATCTGCCTTGTCaaacacacactgaccccagacCAGTCCCATGGGCGACCTCCCAAGGGTTCTAAAGCACAATACGAGTCAGACCATGTAACCACTGTTGATTTGATGCTCCTCCAGCACTTCAGAGTAATATCAAATCTCTATAAACCTTGAAGCTATAAAAAAAAAAGAGGGCCAGTGTGTGAGAGCCAACTTTTCCTCTACATTCAACCTAAATCTTGAAAGGCCATCATACAGGATAGGACATGATTGCTGTGGGTGTAGAGGAGAAGGGGTGAGGGAGACCAGAAGATTTAtcgcacaacgcatcaccgggggcaaactacctgccctccaggacacctacagcacccgatgtcacaggaaggccaaaacgatcatcaaggacaacaaccacctgagccactgcctgttcactccgctatcatccagaagtcgaggtcagtacaggtgcatcaaagctgggaccgagagactgaaaaacagcttctatctcaaggccatcagactgttaaacagccatcactaacattgcatggctgctgccaacatactgactcaaatctctagccacttttataataaaataattggatgtaataaatgtatcactagtcactttaaaaaatgccaccttatataatgtttacataccctacattactcatctcatatgtatatactgtactctataccatctactgcatcttgcctatgccgcacagcCATCGCTCAGAAAACACAGGTAGAGATTGATGGCAGTGTGTGATCGTTCAGCAGCAGTGGTGTGCAGTGAGGATTAATCTGTTAAGAGTGTTGGGACTGCAGCCATTTTAAACCCAAACAAACCAACCCAGATGGTGCAATAATGATGCAAAGATGGCATTTACATTATTTGCATTGCGTCCATTCCTTTTTATGGGTTTAATATTTtacagaaaatattttaaaaaatacagtTGAGAAAATTGCAACCATCCTGGTATTCCTGTTTAACCCGGAAATGCTATTTAAAgttgcagctaatgtagaagaaagctgtgtacatttgcaaatactgtgcaaaatcatatgtgaagaatgcaacaaagatgcagaatcatctggccaagtgcataaagttccctcagcgctcacaacaagcaacctttgacaaaagtccctcttcttctattcgaggtgaaaatgatgaatcagacaccttaccaatagcaacagctcatggtcctcctggaatcatgTTTTTTTGagtcaatggaggaacgtagtcagagaaatgctgatgaatgtcttgctcgagctgtgtatgcaactggttcccctctgatgctcacaggcaatgtgtcttggaagagatttctgaatgttcttcgcccagcatacacccctccaaccagacatgctttatctattAATTTGCTGGAAGCAGAgctcaacagagttcaagtgaaggtcaagcaaatcatagagaaagcagactgtattgcaatcatctctgatgggtggttgaatgttcgtgggcaaggaacaattaactacatcatctccacccctcaattAGTATTCTAAAAGAGCACAGACACGGGACAatagacacaccggtctctacattgcagatgagctgaaggcagtcaatgaccttggaccacagaaggtatttgcactggtgacagacaatgctgtgaacacgacagctgcttggtctaaagtggaggagtcctaacctcacatcacacccattggctgtgctgctcatgcattgaatctgctcctcaatgacatcatggcactgaaaacaatagatatgctctacaagagagccaaggaaatggttaggtatgtgaagggtcaagTTATAGCAgaaatctacctcaccaagcaaagtgataAGAATAAGAGTAcgacattgaagctgcccagcaacacccgttgggttggtgttgtcatcatgtttgacagtctcctggaggggaaggagtcacTCCAAGAAATGGCCACATCACTgcctgccgatatggacagccccatcaagaggatccttctggattatgtattttgggagaggtTGGTAACAGCTTGAAACCTATAGCAgaagccattgcacggattgagggagacaatgccatcctgtctgatgttcagactctgctagtgtaacgaccctgggtttataagcgcggaaatcgactctgccgcacgagcatgcttttgtggcacagtcgatagcgcgccggacctcgggctcaaaggttgagggttcgagacctgctccctgctgtttcattatactagcagatgtaagagaagaaatccatactgccctgccCCATTCATTGTTGCTCCAAGCAGAAGAAACTGCAgctctgaaatacatcaaaaagagTGAAGACTTCTGCCTAAAGCCCATACTTGCCTCAgcatacatgttggaccccaagtatgctggcaagagcatcctgtccggtgcagagatcaacaaggcctacggtatcatcactaccgtgtctcgccacattggcctggatgagggcaaggttcttggcagtctggcgaagtacacttccaagcaagggctttgggatggagatgcaatatggcagtcgtgccaacatatctcatcagccagctggtggaagggactttgtggatctgaggctctttcccctgttgcctccatcatgctCCATATCCCACCATCATCAGCctcctcagagcgcaactggtccttgtttgggaacacacacaccaaagcacacaacaggctgaccaatacaaggttTGAAAAATTGGTGCCACCCGGGCAAACtttaggctttttgagcctgacagcGAGCCATCCTCAACGAGGTTGGAAAGtgagtgaagatgaggcctcagagtctgatctTCAAGAGGTAAACATTGatgaggtccagggagaagacatggaagtctgagaggaagacaaccaaagatTTTGTTTCTAgaatatcattttacagatgtatgttgaaaacatttttggtTGCAATGGATCATTGGGGACCATTCAATATTccttttcttttgttgttcagtgaaatcattccATGttaagagtcaactcatttaattaaaagtTCAATTCATAACTAAATCATTTTAAAAATTTCTATTGGAAGTATTTAATAATTTGCAATtgtgtctacttatgataaggtaaaaggtacatgtttctgtctccatatgatatggaaaatacactactgttcaaaagtttggtgtcctcgttttttaaagaaaagcaatttgtttgtccattaaaataacattaaattgatcagaaatacagtgtacacattgttaatgttgtaaatgactattgtagctggaaacatgatttttaatggaatatctacataggcgtactgaGGCCAATTGTCAGCTTCAATGAaaaggcgactctgggatgctggccttctaggcggagttcctctgttcagtgtctgtgttctttcgcccatcttaatctttttattagccagtctgagaaatttatttttatttgcaactctgcctagaaggccagcatcaacaaggacatttctaagtgaccccaaacttttgaacagtagtgtatatccaatgcaaaaacatGTACATTTAAATGATATGGGAATTAACAGTAATatattcccacggaaagtttccacctctgaatattccctaAAATGTGCAACtctagtggtgactatttaaacagtctgatggcctagagggggagcagctatttttcagtatctcagtcccagctttaatgcacctgtatGGTCTCCGCCTTTAAATGCTAAATAACAAATGTTTTCAAGTGCAACTTGAGCAatgatggttttgggaaacagctctgAGATTAAATGATGCTCCTACGAAGGTTCTAACGATTAACTTAGCCTTCAGTTTCCCAAAATAAACTTGCCTTAGTTCGTACCATAGGATCAGATGACCCTCCCTAAATCCCAACCTTAGATTCATGTCTAAGTCTAGGGCCAAATTAACCTTACTGCAGTTCTTACCTGGAACTGCCTCAAGTCCCAAACTTTCAGAAGTCCGTCGTCCCCGCCGGACAGGAGGAATGGTTCAGTCCTGTTCCAACTGATGACGTTGACGTCTGAGGAGTGTGCCTCCTTGGCACAGAGCATGGAGTTGGGCGGGGCTCTGGTGTCCCAGACGCGGATGGACTGATCCACAGAGCACGAAGCAAAAACCTTGGGGGTATgatgaaagagggaggaggaagagagaggacaatGAGACAGAAAGTTGCAGTTTTAGCTATAATTCTACAACTGACATTTCATGTCTGCTTCTTCTGACATTAAAAAAGTAAAGTTTCTTTACATCTACTGATATTGTCATTCAGCCTAACATCCCACTGCTTCTCCCATCATACCGTGGCTTCTGTGGGTGACCACTGCAGGTCCTCCACGGACTTGGTGTGAGAACTGAAAGGCCGTTGGTCGATCTGCCATGAAGTCCCTCCCTCCTGTGGTTCCCACACATGGATGTTCTTTTTGCAGTCGCCACTGACCAGCCGACCTTTTAGACAAAACATACTAATAAATGAGCTTATTATTCTACTCATGTATTCACATTTATTTAGGGACAGTTTCCCAGAACCACATTAAGACTAGTCCTGTACAAAAAAAATCCAATTTATCGTCAAGGTAATTAGATTGAGCCAGTCATTCTCATTAATTTGGGATGGAAGCCAACATAGTAGACGTCCCCTTATACCTAGAACAGTATCTACACAGCGGATGGTGAGGAATATGCACTCTGCTTTAGACGTACCAAAACATCAGACGTGACAATGGACCGACTCACCGGGTACTTTGGGCGACCAATCAATGGCAAAGCCCTCAGTCATGTGACCCGAGAAACTGAAGAGGGGCGTGGCTTCCTTCTGCTGTTTGACAAAGGTTGACATGGCAGCTGAACTGTAGACGGCTTCCATCTGGGATCGGAGGTCAAATATCTCTACCTGACCTTTCTCTGACCAGACAGCAGCCAATGACTGATCTCCATGATGGGTCACCTGGTTGGAAAATAGACAAGGTTAATGTTGAGCCTTTCAAACCACAGTATACtgctcacaacacacacagtccaaTCAGGGTGCATGTACAGAAGAACAAACTGAGGGTGCAAGAGATATTCAGATACTCTCAGAAAATGAGAACAGTTAAACTCACTCGGACTCTGTTGATCCCTCCGTAGTGAGGCATCATGGCCAACTCCATCTGTGGCTTCTTatcttcatcatcatcctcttcatcactctctcCATCACTGCTCTCGTCCCCCTCCTTCACTTTCTCTGTAGTACCGTGGAGGTTGTGCATGCGAATGAGAAGCAGTcttagaggaaggaggagaaaagGTATGGTAGGATAAGTCAATGAGGCCTGAGCAATAAAGGACTACCAATAGCGGGGTGTGGAAAAAGTATATTCAATGTGAGTATTTGGGGATCCCTTCACATCAGCCTCACAATGGGAAGGCAGTCTGAGGGTATGCTGAGTGTCATTGTTATGGATCGGTGGGTGTGACAGCTACCTGTTGCTGAGGGCAGCGTCAGCCTGTGTGCCTGCACAGAGCAGCATAGAGAGGGGATACTGTTCCCTGCCGTCTCCATTCGCATCTCTCAACACGTCGAAGCTCAGGCAAGGAGCACCTGTCAGTTTAAAACATTCAAATTAATTTGTTTGATGGGCAATAAAATCACTCTATTAGCTAGTTAACGGTTGGGCCAACCTGTCTGACACTCGTGGTACATGCGGTAAGCCGACCGGTCCATCTCGAGCTCCTCTCCGGGTTGGAGAGGCTGTTTTCCGGGGACATAAACTTGAGTTTCCTGTTCTCCATCCTTTCCCTCTTCTTCCATTTCGTCTTCGTCGCTGCCACCCCCTTCcatttcctccatctctccatcttcgtTCGGAAGCATGTCTTTTCTGTGCGCCGACATTTTGAGAGGGGCCAGGCTTTGCTTACTTCCGGTGGATTGATCACGTGGTTTGTCTCtagctcgctctgtctcgctcattTACGATAATTCAGCTGATGTGCTTCTTCTGTTCCTGACTGGCCTCTTTGGCAGACAGTCTGGAATTTTGCCTGACCCTTGCTACTGCCAGTAAAGTCCACTAATTCTATAAACATCTAACCAAGGAAGGAATTACTGTAATCTTATGGATAAACAAAAAGTATTACAAAATGTAAAGTTTTTGTTTTTGTAAAGATTTGAAAATAGCTGATTGTGGCCACCAATTCAAGGCAAGTGgggttttgagccccacctgtttagcaaaaatattttttccactgtttcgcatgttattttggcattaaacgtgtcacatatcagtttgcaaacaatgttaaaaaaaatattgggTTAATAAAGCCgaatacaaacatggtctcttttttgctttcttgagtaaggcagatcagaaatgcaggtgtttcagcgtAGCTCAGTGCTTtgtgtggtggaggggcagccagcaaaaaatacagagcgtaggagttggtaatcttctctagttgtgccatgattggctcagtgttctgtcactcatggggacactacgtcaccgcaaaatctacAGGTAGAGCTAGAaagttcaagccccttgggtgctgccataaatTTACATTAAAAGTGcacatccaagaaggctcaaggtcattggccacagataaaatggcgtaaaatcacgttatatcaaccgtagctttgattggactgataaaAATCAACATCATACTTTAAAAATCTGAGCTAGCAAGCTGGACAAGCAGTTATCATCttgaatcaagtcaacaatctactggcaaatccttttcaattcttgtcatatgaagagaaattatagaaaaaacatatcggtgctcatcggccattggacataaacattacacagaaagttggaaattgcaaattcaacaatgagtggtttggaaggaatcagtggttaactgcaagtgttgcaaagcaatcactagcttTCTATTCGGTGGAGAGgttgtgtggtccaagtctgggtttataGTCTTTTTTTCAAGCTTAAACGGATAAACATTCACACGCAACACAATATgcaagaaaaggttgaatacattgtcCATGCTGTCGATCCAGAATGACTTCTGCcgagttcaaaacaactggaaactcggaacagggaaatctcagactttagtgagttcaaggcaaatgggaactcggaaaaaaaacaagctcagactgggaaaatatgttttgaatggtcatccaactcggaattccaagtcgggagctccgacctgaagatcactgacgtcatgattcaaccatgtttttttctgagttcccagttgtcttgaaagcaccataaatccagagaatgccagacaaAATTGCCCACAAGAAGGTTCcccgtgccaccttcctgttcaagtgagcacagacCTTGAACAGGTCCAAAaatgtccaaaaatgtcttgaatgcagctgcataaatgatgtaatatgccagggagatatgtatactgtatctaTTTACAGATGAACTATGTacagctgggctagacaacctggaccctctctttctaaaattatccgccgccattgttgcaacccctattaccagtctgttcaacctctctttcatttagtccgagatccctaaagattggaaagctgccgcggtcatccccctcttcaaaggaggtgacactctagacccaaactgttacagacctatatctatcctgccctgcctttctaaagtctttgaaagccaagttaataaacagatcactgaccattttgaatcccaccgtaacttctctgctgtgcaatccggtttccgaactggtcacgggtgcacctcagccacgctcaaggtacttaacaatatcataaccgccatcgataaaagacagtactgtgcagccgtcttcctcgacctggccaaggctatcgactctgtcaatcaccgtattcttattggcagactcaatcgccttggtttctcaaatgactgcctcacctggttcaccaactacttcgcagatagagttcagtgtggaaaattggagggcctgttgtccggtcctctggcagtctctatgggggtaccacagggttaaattctcgggccgactcttttctctgtatatatcaacgatatcgctcttgctgcgggtgattccctgatccacctctacgcagacgacaccattctgtatacatctgacccttttttggacactgtgttaactaacatccaaaagagcttcaatgccatacaacactcctcccgtggcctccaactgctcttaaacgctagcaaaaccaaatgcatgcttttcaaccgttcgctgcccgcacccgcctgcccgactagcatcactactctggagaGTTCTGACCTacaatacgtggacaactacaaatacctaggtgtctggctagactgtaaactctccttccagacttatatcaaacatctccaatctaaaatgaaatctagaatcggctttctatttcgcaacaaagcctccttcactcacgccgccaaacttaccctagtaaaactgactatcataccgatcctcgactttggcgatgtcatctacaaaatagcttcaaatactctactcagcaaattggatgcagttctatcacagtgccatccgttttgttaccaaagcgccttataccacccaccacagctacctgtatgctctagtcggctggccctcgctacatgttcgttgccagacccactggctccaggtcatctacaagtctatgctaggtaaagctccgccttatctcagttcactggtcatgataacaacacccacctgtagcacgcgctccagcaggtatagctcactggtcatccccaaagccaacacctccgttggccgcctttccttcca containing:
- the LOC115101048 gene encoding glutamate-rich WD repeat-containing protein 1-like codes for the protein MSAHRKDMLPNEDGEMEEMEGGGSDEDEMEEEGKDGEQETQVYVPGKQPLQPGEELEMDRSAYRMYHECQTGAPCLSFDVLRDANGDGREQYPLSMLLCAGTQADAALSNRLLLIRMHNLHGTTEKVKEGDESSDGESDEEDDDEDKKPQMELAMMPHYGGINRVRVTHHGDQSLAAVWSEKGQVEIFDLRSQMEAVYSSAAMSTFVKQQKEATPLFSFSGHMTEGFAIDWSPKVPGRLVSGDCKKNIHVWEPQEGGTSWQIDQRPFSSHTKSVEDLQWSPTEATVFASCSVDQSIRVWDTRAPPNSMLCAKEAHSSDVNVISWNRTEPFLLSGGDDGLLKVWDLRQFQSGRPVANFKQHSAPVTSVEWNPVDSSVFAASGADDVVSQWDLSVESCDVGAREEGVKDLPPQLLFLHQGQTDVKEIHWHPQIPGVMVSTALSGFNVFRTISV